A window from Aquabacterium sp. NJ1 encodes these proteins:
- a CDS encoding septation protein A, with product MKIFFDLLPIILFFASFKWAEGHKAQAALWMNQYLGFAVSGGTVGVTEAPVLLATVVVIVMTLLQIVVLKALRKPVDKMLWAGLVIVVVLGGLTLWFHDETFIKWKPTVIYWLMAGGFFVTEIVLGRKMLAQMMGGQIDAPDTVWRNLGWAWVLFFVGMGVLNLWVAFNFPLDTWVNFKMWGSLGLTLGFTLAQGLYLGRHMVPEKAGESD from the coding sequence ATGAAGATTTTTTTCGACCTGCTGCCCATCATCCTGTTCTTCGCCAGCTTCAAATGGGCTGAAGGGCACAAGGCACAAGCTGCCCTGTGGATGAACCAGTACCTGGGCTTTGCCGTGTCCGGCGGCACAGTGGGCGTCACCGAGGCGCCGGTGCTGCTGGCCACCGTGGTGGTCATCGTGATGACGCTGCTGCAGATCGTGGTGCTCAAGGCGCTGCGCAAGCCCGTGGACAAGATGCTCTGGGCGGGCCTGGTGATCGTGGTCGTGCTGGGTGGCCTGACCCTGTGGTTCCACGACGAGACCTTCATCAAATGGAAGCCCACCGTCATCTACTGGCTGATGGCCGGCGGCTTCTTTGTCACCGAGATCGTGCTGGGCCGCAAGATGCTGGCGCAGATGATGGGCGGGCAGATCGATGCCCCCGACACCGTCTGGCGAAACCTGGGCTGGGCCTGGGTGCTGTTCTTCGTGGGGATGGGCGTGCTCAACCTGTGGGTGGCGTTCAACTTCCCGCTGGACACCTGGGTGAACTTCAAGATGTGGGGCAGCCTGGGCCTCACCCTGGGATTTACCCTGGCGCAGGGCCTGTATCTGGGGCGCCACATGGTGCCCGAGAAGGCCGGTGAATCAGACTGA
- a CDS encoding peptidylprolyl isomerase, whose protein sequence is MKTSRIAKAAMLAVSLSLAAPLAFAQNIATVNGKAVPKARVDAMLEQILKQQQPGQPATPKTPELEQKVKDEIVLREIFLQEAERRGLQGTADYKTQMEFARQSILIRALFQDFEKKNPTTDAEAKAEYDKIKAANGDKEYRARHILVEKEEDAKALIAQIKAGAKFEDLAKKNSKDPGSAENGGDLDWANPGNYVPEFSQALTKLQKGQMTDTPVKSQFGYHIIKLEDVRETKFPSFDEVKGQIIQRLNQAKLAKFREELKGKAKTDYKFGN, encoded by the coding sequence ATGAAGACTTCTCGTATCGCCAAGGCAGCCATGCTGGCCGTGTCGCTCTCGCTGGCTGCTCCGCTGGCGTTCGCGCAAAACATCGCAACCGTCAATGGCAAGGCCGTGCCCAAGGCACGCGTGGACGCCATGCTCGAACAGATCCTCAAGCAACAGCAGCCTGGCCAGCCCGCCACGCCCAAGACGCCTGAGCTGGAGCAGAAGGTCAAGGACGAAATCGTGCTGCGCGAAATCTTCCTGCAGGAAGCCGAGCGCCGTGGCCTGCAGGGCACCGCCGACTACAAGACCCAGATGGAGTTTGCCCGCCAGTCCATCCTGATCCGCGCGCTGTTCCAGGACTTCGAAAAGAAGAACCCCACGACCGACGCTGAAGCCAAGGCCGAGTACGACAAGATCAAGGCTGCCAACGGTGACAAGGAATACCGGGCTCGCCACATCCTGGTCGAGAAGGAAGAAGACGCCAAGGCCCTGATCGCTCAGATCAAGGCTGGTGCCAAGTTCGAAGACCTGGCCAAGAAGAACTCCAAGGACCCTGGCTCCGCCGAAAACGGTGGCGATCTGGATTGGGCCAACCCCGGCAACTACGTGCCTGAGTTCTCGCAAGCCCTGACCAAGCTGCAAAAGGGCCAGATGACCGACACCCCGGTCAAGTCGCAGTTCGGCTACCACATCATCAAGCTGGAAGATGTGCGCGAGACGAAGTTCCCCAGCTTCGACGAAGTCAAGGGCCAGATCATCCAGCGCCTGAACCAGGCCAAGCTGGCCAAGTTCCGCGAAGAGCTGAAGGGCAAGGCCAAGACGGACTACAAGTTCGGCAACTGA
- the trmB gene encoding tRNA (guanosine(46)-N7)-methyltransferase TrmB, whose protein sequence is MSSSDPTTPPADATTEVAEAGPAHPRAIRSYVMRAGRTTEGQARALTELGPRFVLPYTAQPMDFAATFGRQAPVVLEIGFGMGDATAKIAQALPGTDFIGCEVHEPGVGALLKHIGEMGLNNLRLVRHDAVEVLEHMIAPNSLAGVHIFFPDPWHKKKHNKRRLIQAPFVAKLLTRVAPGGYLHCATDWEPYAQQMLEVLGANPELVNTASGFADKPAYRPLTKFENRGLRLGHGVWDLVFRKKA, encoded by the coding sequence ATGTCCAGCAGCGACCCCACCACCCCACCGGCAGACGCCACCACTGAAGTCGCCGAGGCCGGCCCGGCACACCCTCGAGCCATCCGCAGTTATGTGATGCGAGCAGGCCGCACCACCGAAGGCCAGGCACGTGCGCTGACGGAACTGGGCCCACGCTTTGTGCTGCCCTACACAGCTCAACCCATGGACTTCGCCGCGACCTTTGGCCGTCAAGCCCCGGTCGTGCTGGAAATCGGCTTCGGCATGGGTGACGCCACGGCCAAGATTGCCCAAGCCTTGCCAGGCACGGATTTCATCGGCTGTGAAGTGCATGAACCAGGCGTCGGCGCCCTGCTCAAGCACATCGGCGAGATGGGTTTGAACAACCTGCGCCTGGTCCGCCACGATGCGGTTGAAGTGCTGGAACACATGATCGCGCCGAACTCGCTGGCTGGCGTGCACATTTTCTTCCCCGACCCGTGGCACAAGAAGAAGCACAACAAGCGCCGGCTCATCCAGGCACCGTTTGTGGCCAAACTGCTGACCCGCGTGGCACCCGGTGGCTATCTGCACTGCGCCACCGACTGGGAGCCCTATGCCCAGCAGATGCTGGAAGTGCTTGGCGCCAATCCTGAGCTGGTCAACACCGCATCAGGCTTCGCAGACAAGCCCGCCTACCGGCCGCTGACCAAGTTCGAGAACCGAGGCCTGCGCCTGGGCCATGGCGTGTGGGATCTGGTCTTCCGCAAGAAGGCCTGA
- a CDS encoding undecaprenyl-diphosphate phosphatase: MDIVLFMKSALMGIVEGLTEFLPISSTGHLILADSLLDFARSTGADKAKVFEIAIQTGAIFAVILVYLQRVKDTVTGLFSDPKAQRFALNVFVGFLPAVVMGLAVGKAIKAHFFTATVVATTFILGGVIILIAERFAAQRPQQRVQTVDDMSLMDAFKVGVIQCLALIPGTSRSGATIIGGMLMGLSRKAATDFSFFLGIPTLIGAGVYSLYKERALLSVNDLPLFSVGLVFAFVSAWLCVRWLIRYVSSHNFVPFAWYRIAFGIFILVSANMGWMTWAE; this comes from the coding sequence GTGGATATCGTGCTGTTCATGAAGTCTGCCCTGATGGGCATTGTGGAAGGTCTCACCGAGTTCCTGCCCATCTCGAGTACTGGCCATCTGATCCTGGCGGACTCCCTGCTGGACTTTGCGCGCAGCACCGGCGCCGACAAGGCCAAGGTCTTCGAGATCGCGATCCAGACGGGCGCCATCTTCGCCGTGATCCTGGTCTACCTGCAACGCGTCAAGGACACGGTAACCGGCCTGTTCTCTGACCCCAAGGCCCAGCGCTTTGCCCTGAATGTGTTCGTCGGCTTTTTGCCAGCCGTGGTCATGGGCCTGGCCGTTGGCAAGGCGATCAAGGCGCATTTCTTCACCGCCACTGTGGTCGCCACGACCTTCATCCTGGGGGGCGTGATCATCCTGATTGCGGAGCGCTTTGCAGCCCAACGCCCGCAGCAACGTGTGCAGACGGTGGACGACATGAGCCTGATGGACGCCTTCAAGGTGGGCGTGATCCAGTGCCTGGCCTTGATACCCGGCACCAGCCGCTCCGGTGCCACCATCATTGGCGGCATGCTGATGGGGCTGTCGCGCAAGGCGGCCACCGACTTCAGCTTTTTCCTGGGCATCCCGACGCTGATCGGCGCTGGCGTGTACAGCCTGTACAAGGAACGTGCGCTGCTGTCGGTGAATGACCTGCCCTTGTTCAGCGTGGGCCTGGTCTTCGCGTTTGTATCGGCCTGGTTGTGCGTGCGCTGGCTGATCCGTTATGTGTCCAGCCACAACTTCGTGCCCTTTGCCTGGTACCGCATTGCCTTTGGCATCTTCATCCTGGTGTCGGCCAATATGGGCTGGATGACCTGGGCGGAGTGA
- a CDS encoding BolA family transcriptional regulator, translating into MSSASITASQLEAALCKALQPEACTVTDDSAQHAGHAGANGTGFGTHFSVHVRARCFNGLSHVQRHRLVYDALRDLIAQGVHALVIKAEPV; encoded by the coding sequence ATGAGCAGTGCCTCCATCACCGCCAGCCAGCTGGAAGCCGCGCTGTGCAAGGCTTTGCAACCCGAAGCCTGCACCGTGACGGACGACAGCGCGCAGCACGCGGGGCATGCAGGCGCCAATGGCACGGGCTTTGGCACGCACTTTTCGGTGCATGTCCGGGCCCGTTGCTTCAACGGTTTGTCACACGTTCAGCGTCATCGGCTTGTGTATGATGCCCTGCGCGATTTGATTGCCCAGGGTGTTCATGCGCTGGTCATCAAAGCCGAGCCCGTCTGA
- the xerD gene encoding site-specific tyrosine recombinase XerD, with amino-acid sequence MTDPHLDRFVDAIWLEDGLSANTLAAYRRDLQGLGAWLLEHAEGRSLVHARETDLQGYAAARHAGSRPSSAGRRLSVFRRFYRWALREGLCAADPTVRMDAPRQRMRLPGTLSEHQVEALLAAPDIHEPLGLRDRAMLELLYASGLRVSELVELKSVHVGLNEGVLRIMGKGSKERLVPFGAEAGEWLQRYLDKGRHMILGSQVSDALFVTGRGGPMTRQMFWKLIKKYAVLAGITQPLSPHTLRHAFATHLLNHGADLRVVQMLLGHADISTTQVYTHVARERLRQLHARHHPRG; translated from the coding sequence GTGACAGACCCCCACCTGGATCGCTTTGTCGATGCCATCTGGCTGGAAGATGGCCTGAGCGCCAACACCCTGGCGGCCTACCGGCGCGATCTGCAAGGGCTCGGTGCCTGGTTGCTTGAACACGCAGAGGGGCGTTCGCTGGTGCATGCCCGCGAGACTGACCTGCAGGGGTACGCCGCCGCACGGCATGCCGGCTCACGGCCGTCATCCGCGGGAAGGCGCCTGAGCGTGTTCCGCCGCTTCTACCGCTGGGCCCTGCGAGAAGGGCTGTGCGCGGCTGATCCCACGGTGCGCATGGATGCACCCCGGCAGCGCATGCGCCTGCCCGGCACCTTGAGCGAACATCAGGTCGAGGCCTTGCTGGCTGCCCCCGACATCCATGAGCCGCTGGGCCTGCGGGACAGGGCGATGCTGGAATTGCTCTACGCCAGTGGCCTGCGCGTCAGTGAGCTGGTCGAGCTGAAATCCGTCCATGTCGGGCTGAACGAAGGGGTGTTGCGCATCATGGGCAAGGGCAGCAAGGAGCGGCTGGTGCCCTTTGGTGCCGAGGCCGGCGAGTGGTTGCAACGTTATCTGGACAAGGGCCGGCACATGATCCTGGGTAGTCAGGTCAGCGATGCCTTGTTTGTCACCGGCCGAGGTGGCCCCATGACGCGGCAGATGTTCTGGAAGCTCATCAAGAAATACGCCGTGCTGGCAGGCATCACCCAGCCGTTGTCGCCGCACACCTTGCGTCACGCCTTTGCCACGCACCTGCTCAACCACGGCGCCGATCTGCGCGTGGTGCAGATGCTGCTGGGGCATGCGGACATTTCCACCACGCAGGTCTACACCCATGTGGCGCGTGAGCGTTTGCGGCAGTTGCACGCGCGGCACCACCCGCGCGGCTGA
- the msrB gene encoding peptide-methionine (R)-S-oxide reductase MsrB, with product MSDYKVKKTDAEWREQLAPMDYQVTRQAATERAFTGRYWDHFENGAYKCICCGAKLFESDTKFDAGCGWPSYYQPAQDGIIERVMDHSHGMVRVEVRCQNCGAHLGHVFDDGPHPTGERFCINSAALDFVPRDA from the coding sequence ATGAGCGATTACAAAGTCAAAAAGACGGATGCCGAGTGGCGTGAGCAGCTCGCCCCGATGGACTACCAGGTCACGCGCCAGGCGGCCACCGAGCGGGCCTTCACCGGGCGTTATTGGGATCACTTCGAGAACGGTGCCTACAAGTGCATCTGCTGTGGGGCCAAGCTGTTCGAGTCCGACACCAAGTTCGATGCGGGCTGCGGCTGGCCCAGTTATTACCAGCCCGCTCAGGACGGCATCATCGAGCGCGTCATGGACCACAGTCATGGCATGGTCCGCGTGGAGGTGCGTTGCCAGAACTGTGGCGCGCACCTGGGGCATGTCTTCGACGATGGCCCTCACCCCACGGGTGAGCGCTTCTGCATCAACTCTGCCGCGCTAGACTTCGTGCCGCGCGACGCTTGA
- a CDS encoding NAD-dependent succinate-semialdehyde dehydrogenase, whose product MSNTTSPLASLQDPSLLKTQALIDGQWVDGATRFAVTDPATGARLAEVPNLGAAETNAAIDAANRAWPAWRAMTAKARAAIMMKWFHLLNQHADDLARIMTAEQGKPLAEAKGEVGYGASFIEWFAEEARRVYGETVPSTDPSKRFLVIRQPIGVCAAITPWNFPIAMITRKVAPALAAGCPVVIKPAEATPLSALAVAELAQRAGMPAGVLNIITADATQSIAVGKVLCASDTVRHLSFTGSTEVGRILMQQCAPTVKKLGLELGGNAPFIVFNDADLDAAVEGAMISKYRNAGQTCVCANRLYAQAGVYDAFVAKLAEKVRQMKVGNGFEAGVTQGPLIEAEALTKVETLVADALSKGAQVVTGGARVDIPGGHFYQPTVLANVSADMRLAREEIFGPVAPVFKFETEAEAIALANNTEFGLASYFYSRDVGRIFRVSEGLEYGMVGVNTGLISTCEVPFGGVKQSGLGREGARQGMDDYVEAKYICLGGLDR is encoded by the coding sequence ATGAGCAACACCACTTCGCCGCTGGCATCCCTGCAAGACCCTTCCCTGCTGAAGACCCAGGCCCTGATTGACGGCCAATGGGTGGACGGTGCCACACGCTTTGCCGTGACCGACCCGGCTACCGGTGCCAGGCTGGCCGAAGTGCCCAACCTGGGCGCCGCCGAAACCAACGCGGCCATTGACGCAGCCAACCGCGCCTGGCCTGCCTGGCGCGCCATGACGGCCAAGGCCCGCGCCGCGATCATGATGAAGTGGTTCCACCTGTTGAATCAGCACGCCGATGACCTGGCCCGCATCATGACGGCCGAGCAAGGCAAGCCCCTGGCAGAGGCCAAGGGTGAAGTGGGCTACGGCGCCAGCTTCATCGAATGGTTTGCCGAAGAAGCCCGACGCGTGTACGGCGAAACCGTGCCCAGCACCGACCCGAGCAAGCGTTTCCTCGTGATCCGCCAGCCCATTGGCGTGTGCGCGGCCATCACGCCCTGGAACTTTCCCATTGCCATGATCACCCGCAAGGTGGCCCCTGCCCTGGCCGCCGGCTGCCCCGTGGTGATCAAGCCGGCCGAGGCCACGCCGCTGTCGGCCCTGGCGGTGGCCGAACTGGCCCAGCGCGCCGGCATGCCGGCCGGGGTGCTCAACATCATCACCGCCGACGCAACCCAGTCCATTGCCGTGGGCAAGGTCTTGTGCGCCAGCGACACGGTGCGCCATCTGTCCTTCACCGGCTCGACCGAGGTCGGCCGCATCCTGATGCAGCAATGCGCGCCCACGGTCAAGAAGCTCGGGCTCGAGCTGGGGGGCAACGCGCCCTTCATCGTCTTCAATGACGCCGATCTGGACGCGGCCGTCGAGGGCGCCATGATCAGCAAATACCGCAACGCCGGCCAGACTTGCGTGTGTGCCAACCGCCTGTATGCGCAAGCCGGCGTCTACGACGCCTTCGTGGCCAAGCTCGCAGAGAAGGTCAGGCAGATGAAGGTGGGCAATGGCTTTGAAGCCGGCGTGACCCAAGGCCCGCTGATCGAAGCCGAGGCACTGACCAAGGTTGAAACCTTGGTGGCGGATGCGCTGAGCAAGGGCGCCCAGGTGGTGACCGGTGGTGCGCGCGTGGACATCCCAGGCGGCCATTTCTACCAACCCACCGTGCTGGCCAATGTGTCGGCCGACATGCGCCTGGCCCGCGAAGAGATCTTCGGGCCCGTGGCACCGGTCTTCAAGTTCGAGACCGAAGCCGAGGCCATCGCCCTGGCCAACAACACCGAATTCGGCCTGGCCAGCTACTTCTACAGTCGTGACGTGGGCCGCATCTTCCGCGTCAGCGAGGGGCTGGAGTACGGCATGGTGGGCGTCAACACAGGCCTGATCTCGACCTGCGAGGTGCCGTTTGGCGGCGTCAAACAATCCGGCCTGGGCCGCGAAGGCGCGCGCCAGGGCATGGACGACTACGTCGAGGCCAAGTACATCTGCCTGGGCGGGCTCGACCGGTAA
- a CDS encoding YdiU family protein, with product MSAALNPHPLQNFAWSPDAGHWLNRFVQLSEQTQARCQVPLGVNWQGDPLPMPRWVAVNQALACDMGWPEGWHLGDADGAAQPALSVFSGNGVWPGMSPFTSVYSGHQFGVWAGQLGDGRALLLGEIDSPMGPQEIQLKGAGATPYSRRADGRAVLRSSIREYLCSEAMHGLGVPTTRALSLVASPQPVRRETVETAAVVARVAPSFIRFGHFEHFAHSGEPGHLDALQALVDFVVEHHYPQMADKPHRALALLGAVVARTAELMAHWQSVGFCHGVMNTDNMSILGLTIDYGPFGFLDAFDPNHICNHSDDHGRYSWNNQPQIGYWNLRALAQGLLPLIPEAKDDTQLVIDVLQTYEQRFPQAMRARWRAKLGLLTEQEGDGELAVALLQTMAASKADFTITFRRLCDYRADVSPDHAANAPVRDLFMDRNAFDTWAQRYAARLQAEGSVDAERAQRMRRVNPVYVLRNHMAELAIQRAQKGDYSEVQRLHQLLQRPFDEQPGAEADAGFPPEWAQAIEVSCSS from the coding sequence ATGTCTGCAGCTTTGAATCCCCACCCTTTACAGAACTTTGCCTGGTCGCCCGACGCTGGCCATTGGCTCAACCGCTTCGTGCAACTGAGCGAGCAGACGCAAGCCCGATGCCAGGTGCCGCTGGGCGTCAACTGGCAGGGTGACCCTTTGCCCATGCCTCGCTGGGTGGCGGTGAACCAGGCGCTGGCCTGCGACATGGGCTGGCCCGAGGGGTGGCATCTGGGTGACGCGGATGGTGCGGCACAGCCGGCGCTGTCGGTGTTCAGCGGCAACGGCGTCTGGCCCGGCATGTCGCCTTTCACGTCCGTGTACAGCGGGCACCAGTTCGGCGTGTGGGCCGGGCAGTTGGGGGATGGCCGTGCCTTGCTGCTGGGCGAGATCGATTCGCCGATGGGGCCCCAGGAGATCCAGCTCAAGGGCGCCGGGGCCACGCCTTATTCGAGGCGCGCGGACGGTCGTGCGGTGCTGCGCTCATCCATTCGCGAGTACCTGTGCAGCGAGGCCATGCACGGGCTGGGCGTGCCCACCACGCGGGCACTGAGCCTGGTGGCGTCGCCCCAGCCGGTGCGGCGCGAGACGGTTGAAACCGCGGCCGTGGTGGCCCGTGTGGCGCCCAGCTTCATCCGCTTCGGGCACTTCGAGCACTTTGCCCACAGCGGTGAGCCTGGGCACCTGGACGCCTTGCAGGCCCTGGTGGACTTCGTGGTCGAGCACCATTACCCGCAAATGGCCGACAAGCCTCATCGTGCCTTGGCCTTGCTGGGTGCCGTGGTGGCGCGCACCGCCGAGCTGATGGCGCACTGGCAGTCTGTTGGGTTTTGCCATGGCGTGATGAACACGGACAACATGTCCATCCTGGGGCTGACCATCGACTACGGCCCCTTCGGTTTTCTGGATGCCTTCGACCCCAATCACATCTGCAACCACTCCGATGACCATGGGCGTTACTCATGGAACAACCAGCCCCAGATCGGCTACTGGAACCTGCGTGCATTGGCCCAGGGCTTGTTGCCCCTGATCCCTGAGGCCAAGGATGACACCCAGTTGGTCATCGACGTGCTGCAAACCTACGAGCAACGCTTCCCGCAGGCCATGCGGGCCCGCTGGCGCGCCAAGCTGGGCTTGCTGACCGAGCAGGAGGGCGATGGCGAGCTGGCCGTGGCCTTGCTGCAGACCATGGCGGCCAGCAAGGCGGACTTCACCATCACCTTTCGCCGCTTGTGCGACTACCGGGCTGACGTGTCACCAGATCACGCCGCCAATGCACCGGTGCGCGATCTGTTCATGGACCGTAACGCCTTTGATACCTGGGCGCAGCGTTATGCCGCACGGCTTCAGGCCGAAGGCAGTGTGGATGCCGAGCGCGCGCAACGCATGCGCCGGGTCAACCCGGTCTACGTCTTGCGCAATCACATGGCGGAGTTGGCCATCCAGCGTGCGCAAAAGGGGGACTACAGTGAGGTGCAGCGCTTGCATCAGCTTCTGCAAAGGCCGTTCGACGAACAGCCCGGCGCCGAGGCTGACGCAGGTTTTCCGCCCGAATGGGCCCAGGCCATCGAGGTGTCTTGTTCATCATGA
- a CDS encoding TetR/AcrR family transcriptional regulator — protein sequence MERDRKTVIADAAIALLASGGSKGLTHRAVDAQAGLPAGSTSFYCRTRQELLTLALLRHAALDMADLQADAQRMSRLEWRADDFIDLLTERVADWLSPAKRTRLLARFELFMMASRDPELAAIVTQQRQHFLAATEVALSRAGVADPAGLAPMVLVTVDALLLDQISASGPMLSRAQQQAMFSMVLNKGGLR from the coding sequence ATGGAAAGAGACCGCAAGACCGTGATCGCCGACGCCGCCATTGCCTTGTTGGCGAGCGGTGGCTCAAAGGGGTTGACGCACCGGGCTGTGGATGCACAAGCAGGCCTGCCCGCGGGGTCAACTTCGTTTTATTGCCGCACCCGTCAGGAGTTGCTGACTCTGGCGCTGCTGCGGCATGCGGCGCTCGACATGGCTGACCTGCAGGCAGACGCGCAGCGGATGTCCCGGCTTGAGTGGCGCGCGGATGATTTCATCGATCTGCTGACCGAGCGTGTGGCGGATTGGTTGTCCCCGGCCAAGCGGACTCGGTTGTTGGCCCGCTTCGAACTGTTCATGATGGCCTCGCGAGACCCGGAGCTGGCGGCCATCGTGACGCAGCAGCGGCAGCATTTCCTGGCGGCCACCGAGGTGGCGCTGAGCCGGGCCGGGGTGGCTGATCCCGCCGGCCTGGCGCCCATGGTGCTGGTGACGGTGGATGCGCTCTTGCTCGATCAGATCAGCGCCAGTGGCCCCATGCTGTCACGCGCGCAGCAGCAAGCGATGTTCAGCATGGTTCTCAACAAGGGTGGGCTGCGCTAG
- a CDS encoding ferritin-like domain-containing protein: protein MSLRDQALQILLICDPQDKALAALACQEALQGATGPWLSEADRQAPLALTPEQAAHMPGRPARPLLVPAKQVPSRSPFTLEGRAALLHAICHIEFNAINLALDAVWRFAGMPAAFYSDWLKVAAEEALHFNLLRAHLQSLGYDYGDFDAHDGLWTMCDKTKDDILARMALVPRTLEARGLDATPLIQDKLTRAGDQRAVEILDIILRDEVGHVAIGNRWFHHLCQARGEDAVSLYPQLVQRYEAPRLRPPFNEAARKAAGFTDEELAFLLGVD, encoded by the coding sequence ATGAGCCTGAGAGACCAAGCCCTGCAGATCCTGCTGATCTGTGATCCGCAAGACAAAGCCCTGGCAGCGCTGGCCTGCCAGGAGGCCCTGCAAGGCGCCACGGGCCCTTGGCTGAGTGAAGCCGATCGACAGGCGCCATTGGCCTTGACGCCCGAGCAGGCCGCACACATGCCTGGCCGCCCTGCCCGCCCCTTGCTGGTCCCAGCCAAGCAAGTGCCGTCTCGGTCACCCTTTACCCTGGAAGGCCGTGCGGCCCTGCTTCACGCCATCTGCCACATCGAGTTCAATGCCATCAACCTGGCGCTGGACGCGGTGTGGCGTTTTGCCGGCATGCCAGCCGCGTTCTACAGTGACTGGCTGAAGGTGGCGGCCGAAGAAGCCCTGCACTTCAATCTGCTGCGCGCGCACCTGCAATCGCTGGGCTACGACTACGGCGATTTCGACGCCCACGATGGCCTCTGGACCATGTGCGACAAGACCAAGGACGACATCCTGGCGCGCATGGCCCTGGTGCCCCGCACCCTGGAGGCCCGCGGGCTGGATGCCACCCCGCTCATCCAGGACAAGCTGACCAGAGCGGGCGATCAACGGGCGGTCGAGATTCTGGACATCATCCTGCGCGACGAGGTGGGGCACGTGGCCATCGGCAACCGCTGGTTTCACCACCTGTGCCAGGCGCGGGGCGAAGACGCCGTCTCGCTCTACCCGCAACTGGTGCAACGCTACGAGGCCCCTCGCCTGCGCCCACCCTTCAACGAAGCCGCGCGCAAGGCCGCGGGCTTCACGGACGAGGAACTCGCCTTTCTGCTCGGGGTGGACTGA
- a CDS encoding DAPG hydrolase family protein: MLTPHRLSILARPLATAARCLVAGAAASLFQPAYLAQGLPGEAQAQSSGAYTQFTVKAVRPEAFSWLWDNMDEALLVGANGENKSFSWLQAPSSPEHLGYSAGARYRSVEAFGGATHCLEVTYLEPETMRGRVASDNFLGSKPYSFLAQNVSVDGKPPFTVLIQYNPVGSTFADSLFTIQATMAADPALAQAYVAHVRKTLAGLQPNLMDALNTRYFNAVLKKRGYYSAGPIDKNLNMKLTIVQEIKGIDSQMLSWWWDHIGNTARYRLWQPIDHVSFEWTVPPNSPDLQYDVGAVQKAKEYIGKHTMTLNITGADPKAIAPPADIIDPAYFYARTDLTLLAGILPSNALVHQWRPNAGGDGVILTSTFVNTALALIINPTFNDDLGSHALREFQMLPYFLPRLYKREYLNQ, from the coding sequence ATGCTGACCCCTCATCGTCTTTCGATCTTAGCCCGCCCCTTGGCCACCGCCGCACGCTGCCTCGTCGCGGGCGCAGCCGCCAGCCTGTTTCAACCAGCCTACCTGGCGCAAGGGCTGCCAGGCGAGGCTCAAGCACAGTCAAGCGGCGCCTACACGCAGTTCACCGTCAAGGCGGTGCGCCCCGAGGCCTTCAGCTGGCTTTGGGACAATATGGATGAGGCGCTTTTGGTGGGCGCCAACGGCGAGAACAAGTCCTTCTCCTGGTTGCAGGCGCCCTCCAGCCCAGAGCACCTGGGCTATTCCGCAGGTGCGCGCTACCGCTCGGTTGAGGCCTTTGGCGGCGCCACGCACTGCCTGGAGGTCACCTACCTCGAGCCGGAGACCATGCGTGGACGGGTGGCGTCCGACAATTTCCTGGGCAGCAAACCCTACAGCTTTCTCGCCCAGAACGTGTCGGTAGACGGTAAGCCACCGTTCACCGTGCTGATCCAGTACAACCCCGTCGGCAGCACGTTCGCCGACAGCTTGTTCACGATCCAGGCCACGATGGCAGCGGACCCGGCCTTGGCCCAAGCCTATGTGGCGCATGTTCGCAAGACGCTGGCCGGGCTGCAGCCCAACCTGATGGATGCGCTCAACACGCGCTACTTCAATGCGGTGCTCAAAAAGCGCGGCTACTACAGCGCCGGCCCGATCGACAAGAACCTGAACATGAAACTGACCATCGTGCAGGAGATCAAGGGCATCGACTCGCAGATGCTGTCCTGGTGGTGGGACCACATCGGCAACACGGCCCGCTACCGCCTGTGGCAACCGATCGATCACGTGTCCTTCGAGTGGACGGTGCCGCCCAACAGCCCGGACCTGCAGTACGACGTGGGTGCCGTGCAAAAAGCCAAGGAATACATCGGCAAGCACACGATGACACTCAACATCACCGGCGCCGACCCCAAGGCCATTGCACCTCCGGCCGACATCATCGACCCGGCCTATTTCTATGCCCGAACTGACTTGACACTGCTCGCCGGCATCCTGCCCAGCAACGCGCTGGTGCACCAATGGCGCCCGAACGCCGGCGGCGATGGCGTGATCCTGACCAGCACTTTTGTCAACACGGCGCTGGCGCTCATCATCAACCCCACCTTCAACGACGACCTGGGCTCCCACGCGCTGCGCGAGTTCCAGATGCTGCCCTACTTCCTGCCGCGTCTGTACAAGCGCGAATACCTGAACCAATGA